GAATGAGCTCAAAAAGTAAAAGATTAGGCTCTCTTGCAGATGTTTTCCAGGCAGAAAAATTAGAAGGTACGATCCGCAAGATCCGCCTAGATAAGATCCGTCCTTCTGAAAGCCAACCCAGACAAGAGAGAAAAAAAGGTGTAGAAGAACTTGCCCAGAGTTTGGACAAGGACGGACTCCTTCAGCCTATCTTGGTTACGAAAAAACCGGATGAAGAATTTTATACGATTATTGCCGGAGAGAGAAGATACCATGCAGCTAGCCTTCTCAAATGGCCGGAAGTAGAATGTAAAATTTTAGATAAGGACGCGAAGGAAACTTTCCGCCTAGCAATTATAGAAAACTTACAAAGAGAAAATTTATCTCCTTATGAAGAGATAGAAGCGATGACCCATCTTAAAACTTCTTTCTCTTATACTGATTTGGAACTTGGAAACCTGTTCGGGAAAAGTAGAAGTTATATGACCGAACTTTTGGGAATTTCTTCTCTTTCCAAAGAAGACCTGAAGATCTGTAAAGACGCAGGAATAGAGTCCAAAAACCTTTTAGTACAAGCTGCTTCTGCAGCCAAAAAAGGTACCCTAAAAGATTTTCTTGAAAAATTCAATTCAGGTGAATTGAAAACCGTAAAAGACGCAAAAACTTTTAACCGAGCAGAAGAAGGCGGATTATTCTCTCCTGGACAGATCGGAACTAAAATTGGATCCGAAAAACCGGCAGTTTCGCCCTACCCTTATAAGATCGTAAAAAAAGGTACAAGCGTTATCATCTCCACCGAAAACGAAGATTTTCTTTCAGAACTTCATAAGCTCGTTAAGAAAGAAATTTCTAAAAAATTCGGGAAATAAGATCCGGACACTTCTCTTAAGTTCAAATAACGCTCACTGTTAAACGAAATAAAATAGTACAAACATGTACTTAGCAAAAGATTTTATGAGACTTGGGCTTAAAAAATCGGGAATGAGTTGACGGAGCTGAAAAAAGCCCCAATATGTGACATAATATTCTAAACGGAAATGTAGTACTTTCTCCCAACCCGGAAGAGAGAGGGAAGAAACATTGCCGTCGGTCTGAGATAAAAAAACTCCCCTGGTTTGCCCAGGGGCCGGACCTTCCCGAAGGAATGTTGTTGGATGAGACATAAGTAACCTTATGTCGGATAAATGTCAACTACCTTCGAACCTTTTTGCTTAAAATTAATTTTTTTGCCTCCGGGGCAAAAGAGGATCCAAGGTATGGGCGAGCATTTTCCATATATAAAATTCCTCTCGGATATCATTGATTCCGGGGTTTGGGCCACTTTATCCCCAGCCGCAAAGACTCTTTATCTCGTCCTGCTTAAATTTAGTGACCAGACCTTTAAGCCAGTCTGGCCTAGCAACGAAAGCTTGATCCGACTCACTGGCTTAAAAACTAAAAAGTCCATTAATGAAGGAAAGAAAGACCTAGTAAGAGCAGGCCTTCTTCAATTTGTTCCTGGGACTGGGCATAAGAATTCCACTTACTATTTTTGTTTCAACTACCCCGGTTCCAGAATTCCACCCCAGGGGGTTATTTTTGGAAACCCCGGAGGGGGATTGGGATCGGCCCCAGGGGTGTCGGCAGATAGCCTGGAGGGGGGTCAAACTGGAAACCCAAACAATATAAATATAACCATCCATAATACCCAGAACCAAAAACCTAGTTTAGAAAAGAAAGAGTTGAGTTTAGATTCTTTAAGAGAACGTTACGGAGACGGTATCTTGTCCGAGGCAATGGAAATTGCGAAGGCACAAGGACTAGGAGATAATTTACATTATATTCGAGGAATTTGCAAAAATCTGTCCGGAAATAAACGGCCGAATTTTGAGCATGCCTCCCCCATCCAGTCACAGGGCTCGGGACATTCTTCAGGAAAAGAAGCTTCTTGGATTGGATTTCTAGAATGGTGTAAGGGGAATCTTTCTAGAAGCAGCGTAGAAGTATTGGAAAAACTTCAGGTAGAACCGGACGGTAAGACTCTTTTGGTAAAAGATCCACTTCCTGAGACACTTAGGATGATCATTACAAAGTACTTCACAGACAAAATCCACCCCTCGATACTGGTTATATTTTCTGCAAAAGCCGAAGAAAACCGGGTACATGTTTAAAAGGACCACGTTAAAGCTCTTATGAATGAAGAATCCATCCGGATCAGCCATCCTCGACAAGTTAAAGTAAACGAAATTAAGACCAAAGGTACGTTCGAATTTAAGGAAGGAGGACTTCGTTCTTATTCTGAGCAGTTGGACCATCCTGGAGTTGGAGTTTTAACCTTAGTTTTAAATCCAGGTTCTAGTTTTAATCAGATCAAATTACATCAGTCGGAACAATCCGCCACATTCTTCCCTGACTCTTTTAAATTCGAAATTTCTTTGGATGGAAAAGTTTGGGAACCTATCCTACAGGAAACCGGTTTCAGAAGATTGAATAAAAAAGTGGGACAATGGAACTTCTCCTTGGTCCGCGCTAACTTCCTGAAATTGGTCAGTAAGGTTTCTGAAAAAGAAGGAGCCAAATTCAAAGTTTCTATCGGTGCTTTGGAAGTTGGGATTTCAGGAGTCACTAAATTAGAAGTGAGTTCTGAAAAAGACAGATTTTGGGTAAAAGAAAATTTAATCGATGAAAGACCGGATTATGGCTGGTCTTCCGTAGAATCAAATCAACCTAAGGAAGAATTTTTCCTAATGGATCTTGGCTCAATCAGTAGAGTGAATGAGTTGAGAGTTCTTACGCCGAAGGATGGTCACTTACCTTTTCCGGAAACTTTTACCGTATATTATAGCGAAGACGATCTCACTTGGAACCAGCTTCTGGAAGAGAACCAATTCTTATCTGAGTTGGGAACATGGTATCAGTGGAGATTTTTACCTACGAATATTCGCTTTTTGAAATTCGTTTCTCGCCCTCGTAAAATCCAGAACAAAGAAAAATATTCTACAAGCATCGTAGAAGTGGAATTATATGCGGCTCCATACTTGAGCGAGCTAACTCATAAGCCCACTGCAGAACCTTTACCTTATGCAACTGTTCTTAGATCCGGACTTGTGAGACTTGCAATTGACGGAGAAACTTCTGAAGGTGCCGCAGTTCAGGCAAATGACAGAAGGTTAAGAGATGGTTCTACCGAGTATAAAGGTATCGTAGAACTTGCTTCCGATGGAGAAGATAAA
Above is a genomic segment from Leptospira selangorensis containing:
- a CDS encoding ParB/RepB/Spo0J family partition protein, whose translation is MSSKSKRLGSLADVFQAEKLEGTIRKIRLDKIRPSESQPRQERKKGVEELAQSLDKDGLLQPILVTKKPDEEFYTIIAGERRYHAASLLKWPEVECKILDKDAKETFRLAIIENLQRENLSPYEEIEAMTHLKTSFSYTDLELGNLFGKSRSYMTELLGISSLSKEDLKICKDAGIESKNLLVQAASAAKKGTLKDFLEKFNSGELKTVKDAKTFNRAEEGGLFSPGQIGTKIGSEKPAVSPYPYKIVKKGTSVIISTENEDFLSELHKLVKKEISKKFGK
- a CDS encoding helix-turn-helix domain-containing protein codes for the protein MGEHFPYIKFLSDIIDSGVWATLSPAAKTLYLVLLKFSDQTFKPVWPSNESLIRLTGLKTKKSINEGKKDLVRAGLLQFVPGTGHKNSTYYFCFNYPGSRIPPQGVIFGNPGGGLGSAPGVSADSLEGGQTGNPNNINITIHNTQNQKPSLEKKELSLDSLRERYGDGILSEAMEIAKAQGLGDNLHYIRGICKNLSGNKRPNFEHASPIQSQGSGHSSGKEASWIGFLEWCKGNLSRSSVEVLEKLQVEPDGKTLLVKDPLPETLRMIITKYFTDKIHPSILVIFSAKAEENRVHV